A stretch of Fusobacterium periodonticum ATCC 33693 DNA encodes these proteins:
- a CDS encoding YcxB family protein yields MYILIFLFIVKNGILKRTAKSIHNDQSYPTLVQFGNNIFMQEGKFSIELDYSKIIKIYYLKYSYLLMFTNSNGIMVKYDSFTKGNFEDFKEFIKENCKKAKIIVKNKNYIFGL; encoded by the coding sequence GTGTATATATTAATATTTCTTTTTATAGTGAAAAATGGAATTTTAAAAAGGACAGCTAAGAGCATTCATAATGACCAAAGTTATCCAACTCTTGTGCAATTTGGAAATAATATATTTATGCAAGAAGGAAAATTTTCAATAGAACTAGATTATTCAAAAATTATAAAAATATATTATTTAAAATATTCTTATCTCCTAATGTTCACTAATTCAAATGGAATTATGGTAAAATATGACAGTTTTACAAAAGGAAATTTTGAAGATTTTAAAGAATTTATAAAAGAAAACTGCAAAAAAGCTAAAATAATTGTTAAAAATAAAAACTATATATTTGGACTATAA
- a CDS encoding HAD family hydrolase, translated as MIAAFFDIDGTIYRNALLVEHFKKMIKYELFQDVQYRLKVEEAYQLWDTRKGDYDDYLLDLAQLYVVAIKGLSLKYNDFISDQVLLLKGNRVYTYTREMIEWHKKQGHKVFFISGSPSFLVSRMAKKMGVDDFCGSIYEIDEKTQTFSGKITKPMWDSIHKQEAIEDFIKKYDIDLSKSYAYGDTNGDYSMLSSVGNPRAINPSKELIKKIKDDENLRSKIQIIIERKNVIYKLDSNVELIEF; from the coding sequence ATGATAGCGGCATTTTTTGATATAGATGGTACAATATATAGAAATGCTTTACTTGTTGAACATTTTAAAAAGATGATAAAATATGAACTTTTTCAAGATGTTCAATATAGATTAAAGGTAGAAGAAGCATATCAACTTTGGGATACAAGAAAAGGTGATTATGATGATTATCTACTTGATCTAGCTCAATTATATGTTGTTGCCATAAAAGGTTTATCTCTTAAATATAATGACTTTATATCTGATCAAGTTTTATTATTAAAGGGAAATAGAGTCTACACATATACAAGAGAAATGATTGAATGGCATAAAAAACAAGGGCATAAAGTTTTTTTCATATCAGGAAGTCCTTCATTTCTAGTTTCAAGAATGGCTAAGAAGATGGGAGTTGATGATTTTTGTGGTTCCATTTATGAAATTGATGAAAAAACTCAAACATTTTCAGGTAAAATAACTAAACCTATGTGGGATTCAATTCATAAACAAGAAGCAATAGAAGATTTTATTAAAAAATATGATATTGATTTATCAAAAAGCTATGCTTATGGAGATACTAATGGTGACTACTCAATGTTATCTTCAGTAGGTAATCCTAGGGCAATTAATCCAAGTAAAGAACTCATAAAGAAAATTAAAGATGATGAAAATTTAAGATCAAAGATCCAAATTATAATTGAAAGGAAAAATGTTATTTATAAATTAGATTCAAATGTAGAATTAATTGAATTTTAG
- a CDS encoding thiamine diphosphokinase — protein sequence MKIAYLFFNGQLKGSKKFYSNLIEKQEGDIYCADGGANIVYQLNLIPKEIYGDLDSIKDEVRDFYIKKNVKFIKFKVEKDYTDSELVLNEIEKKYDKIYTIAALGGSIDHELTNINLLNRYSNLIFITQKEKIFKINKSYEFYNMKNKKISFIIFSDKVKDLTLKGFKYDVENLDLKKGETRCVSNIIEKKEARVTLKSGSLLCIIK from the coding sequence ATGAAAATTGCTTATCTGTTTTTCAATGGTCAATTAAAAGGAAGTAAAAAGTTTTATTCTAATTTAATTGAAAAACAAGAGGGAGATATTTATTGTGCTGATGGTGGAGCAAATATTGTTTATCAATTAAATTTAATACCAAAAGAAATATATGGAGATTTAGATTCTATTAAAGATGAAGTTAGAGACTTTTATATTAAAAAAAATGTAAAATTTATTAAATTTAAAGTTGAAAAAGATTATACAGATAGTGAACTTGTTTTAAATGAAATTGAAAAGAAATATGATAAGATTTATACAATAGCAGCTTTAGGTGGAAGCATTGATCATGAGCTTACAAATATAAATTTATTAAATAGATATTCAAATTTAATTTTTATTACTCAAAAAGAAAAAATATTTAAAATTAATAAATCTTATGAGTTCTATAATATGAAAAATAAAAAAATTTCTTTTATTATATTTTCTGATAAAGTTAAAGATTTAACTTTAAAAGGTTTTAAATATGATGTTGAAAATTTAGATTTAAAAAAAGGTGAAACAAGATGTGTAAGTAATATCATTGAAAAGAAAGAAGCTAGAGTGACTTTGAAATCAGGATCTCTTCTCTGTATAATAAAATGA
- the carB gene encoding carbamoyl-phosphate synthase large subunit translates to MPKRKDIKTILVIGSGPIIIGQAAEFDYAGTQACLSLREEGYEVILVNSNPATIMTDKEIADKVYIEPLTVEFLSKIIRKERPDALLPTLGGQVALNLAVSLHESGVLDECGVEILGTKLTSIKQAEDRELFRDLMNELNEPVPDSAIVHTLEEAEKFVKEIGYPVIVRPAFTMGGTGGGICYNDEDLQEIVPNGLNYSPVHQCLLEKSIAGYKEIEYEVMRDSNDTAIVVCNMENIDPVGIHTGDSIVVAPCLTLTDRENHMLRDVSLKIIRALKIEGGCNVQIALDPDSFKYYIIEVNPRVSRSSALASKATGYPIAKIAAKIAVGMTLDEIINPVTNSSYACFEPAIDYVVTKIPRFPFDKFGDGDRYLGTQMKATGEVMAIGRTLEESLLKAIRSLEYGVHHLGLPNGEEFSLEKIIKRIKLAGDERLFFIGEALRRNVSIEEIHEYTKIDLFFLNKMKNIIDLEHLLKDNKGNIELLRKVKTFGFSDRVIAHRWGMTEAEITELRHKHNIRPVYKMVDTCAAEFDSNTPYFYSTYEFENESTRSDKEKIVVLGSGPIRIGQGIEFDYATVHAIMAIKKLGYEAIVINNNPETVSTDFSISDKLYFEPLTQEDVMEILDLEKPLGVVVQFGGQTAINLADKLVKNGIQILGSSLDSIDTAEDRDRFEKLLIELKIPQPLGKTAFDVETALKNANEIGYPVLVRPSYVLGGRAMEIVYNDEDLKKYMEKAVHINPEHPVLIDRYLIGKEIEVDAISDGENTFIPGIMEHIERAGVHSGDSISIYPPQSLSQKEIETLIDYTKKLASGLKVKGLINIQYVVSKGEIYVLEVNPRASRTVPFLSKVTGVPVANIAMQCILGKKLRDLGFTKDIADVGNFVSVKVPVFSFQKLKNVDTTLGPEMKSTGEVIGTDVNLEKALYKGLTAAGIKIKDYGRVLFTIDDKNKEAALNLAKGFSDVGFSIVATEGTGTYFEGHGLKVKKVGKIDNSDYSVLDAIQNGDVDIVINTTTKGKSSEKDGFKIRRKATEHGVICFTSLDTANALLRVIESMSFRVQSL, encoded by the coding sequence ATGCCAAAAAGAAAAGATATAAAAACTATACTTGTAATAGGTTCAGGACCAATAATAATAGGACAAGCTGCTGAGTTTGACTATGCAGGAACACAAGCTTGTCTATCTTTAAGAGAAGAAGGATATGAAGTAATACTTGTAAACTCAAACCCTGCAACAATAATGACAGATAAAGAGATTGCAGATAAAGTATATATAGAGCCATTAACTGTTGAATTTTTATCAAAAATTATAAGAAAAGAAAGACCTGATGCACTTTTACCTACATTAGGAGGACAAGTTGCTTTAAACTTAGCAGTTTCATTGCATGAAAGTGGAGTTTTAGATGAATGTGGAGTTGAAATTTTAGGAACAAAGTTGACTTCAATAAAACAAGCAGAAGACAGAGAATTATTTAGAGATTTAATGAATGAATTAAACGAGCCTGTACCTGACTCTGCAATAGTTCACACATTAGAAGAAGCTGAAAAATTTGTAAAAGAAATAGGTTACCCTGTTATAGTAAGACCTGCATTTACAATGGGAGGAACAGGAGGAGGAATTTGTTACAATGATGAAGATTTACAAGAAATTGTACCAAATGGATTAAACTATTCACCAGTTCATCAATGTTTGCTTGAAAAATCAATAGCTGGATACAAAGAAATAGAATATGAAGTTATGAGAGATAGCAATGACACTGCAATAGTTGTATGTAATATGGAAAATATTGACCCTGTTGGAATACATACAGGAGATTCAATAGTTGTTGCACCTTGTTTAACATTGACTGATAGAGAAAATCATATGTTAAGAGATGTTTCATTGAAAATTATAAGAGCATTAAAAATTGAAGGTGGATGTAATGTACAAATAGCACTTGACCCTGATTCTTTTAAATACTATATAATAGAAGTAAATCCAAGAGTTTCTCGTTCATCTGCACTTGCTTCAAAGGCAACTGGTTATCCAATAGCAAAGATAGCTGCAAAGATAGCAGTTGGAATGACTTTAGATGAAATTATAAATCCTGTTACTAATTCATCTTATGCTTGTTTTGAACCAGCAATAGACTATGTTGTAACAAAAATTCCAAGATTTCCATTTGATAAATTTGGAGATGGAGATAGATATCTAGGTACTCAAATGAAAGCAACAGGCGAAGTTATGGCAATAGGTAGAACTTTGGAAGAATCTTTACTTAAAGCTATAAGATCACTTGAATATGGAGTACATCACTTAGGTTTACCTAATGGAGAAGAATTTTCATTAGAAAAGATAATTAAAAGAATTAAATTAGCTGGAGATGAAAGATTATTCTTTATAGGTGAAGCATTAAGAAGAAATGTAAGTATAGAAGAAATTCATGAATATACAAAAATAGATTTATTCTTCTTAAATAAAATGAAGAATATAATAGATTTAGAACATCTATTAAAAGATAATAAAGGAAATATTGAACTTTTAAGAAAGGTTAAAACTTTTGGTTTCTCAGATAGAGTTATAGCTCATAGATGGGGAATGACTGAGGCAGAAATAACAGAACTAAGACATAAACATAATATAAGACCTGTATATAAAATGGTTGATACTTGTGCTGCTGAATTTGACTCTAATACTCCATATTTTTATTCAACTTATGAATTTGAAAATGAATCAACAAGAAGTGATAAAGAAAAAATAGTTGTTCTTGGTTCAGGACCTATAAGAATAGGACAAGGAATAGAATTTGACTATGCAACAGTACATGCTATTATGGCAATTAAAAAATTAGGTTATGAAGCAATAGTAATAAATAATAACCCTGAAACTGTATCAACAGATTTTTCAATCTCAGATAAGCTATATTTTGAACCTTTAACACAAGAAGATGTTATGGAAATCTTAGATTTAGAAAAACCACTTGGTGTTGTTGTACAATTTGGAGGACAAACTGCAATTAACCTAGCAGATAAATTAGTAAAAAATGGAATACAAATTTTAGGAAGTTCTCTTGATTCAATAGATACAGCTGAAGATAGAGATAGATTTGAAAAATTACTTATAGAATTAAAGATTCCACAACCATTAGGAAAAACAGCTTTTGATGTTGAAACTGCATTAAAGAATGCAAATGAAATTGGATATCCTGTATTAGTTAGACCATCTTATGTACTTGGTGGTAGAGCTATGGAAATAGTATATAATGATGAAGATTTAAAGAAATATATGGAAAAAGCAGTGCATATAAATCCTGAACATCCAGTATTAATTGATAGATATTTGATAGGTAAAGAAATAGAAGTTGATGCTATATCTGATGGAGAAAATACATTTATCCCTGGAATAATGGAACATATTGAAAGAGCAGGAGTACATAGTGGAGACTCAATCTCAATATATCCTCCTCAAAGTTTATCTCAAAAAGAAATTGAAACTTTGATAGATTATACAAAAAAATTAGCTAGTGGTTTAAAAGTTAAAGGACTTATAAATATTCAATATGTTGTAAGCAAGGGAGAAATATATGTACTTGAAGTAAACCCAAGAGCTTCAAGAACAGTTCCATTCTTAAGTAAGGTTACAGGAGTTCCTGTTGCAAATATAGCTATGCAATGTATCTTAGGTAAAAAATTAAGAGATTTAGGCTTTACAAAAGATATTGCAGACGTAGGAAATTTTGTTTCTGTAAAAGTACCTGTATTCAGTTTCCAAAAATTAAAGAATGTTGACACAACATTAGGACCTGAAATGAAATCAACAGGAGAAGTTATAGGAACAGATGTAAATTTAGAAAAAGCACTATATAAAGGACTTACAGCTGCTGGAATAAAAATTAAAGATTATGGTAGAGTACTATTTACAATAGATGATAAAAATAAAGAAGCTGCATTAAATCTTGCAAAAGGTTTCTCTGATGTAGGATTCTCAATTGTAGCAACAGAAGGAACAGGAACATATTTTGAAGGACATGGACTAAAAGTTAAAAAAGTTGGAAAAATAGATAATTCAGATTACAGTGTCTTAGATGCAATACAAAATGGAGATGTAGATATAGTAATAAATACTACAACAAAAGGTAAATCTAGTGAGAAAGATGGATTTAAAATTAGAAGAAAAGCTACTGAACATGGAGTAATTTGTTTCACATCACTTGATACTGCAAATGCATTATTAAGAGTTATTGAATCAATGTCCTTCAGAGTACAATCACTATAG
- a CDS encoding aspartate carbamoyltransferase catalytic subunit, whose amino-acid sequence MKNLLSMEDLTNEEILSLVKRALELKKGAENKKRNDLFVANLFFENSTRTKKSFEVAEKKLNLNVVDFEVSTSSVQKGETLYDTCKTLEMIGVNMLVIRHSENEYYKQLENLKIPIINGGDGSGEHPSQCLLDIMTIYETYGKFEGLNIIIAGDIKNSRVARSNKKALTRLGAKVSFVAPEIWKDESLGEFVNFDDVIEKVDICMLLRVQHERHTDSKEKTEFSKENYHKNYGLTEERYKRLKEGAIIMHPAPVNRDVEIADSLVESEKSRIFEQMKNGMFMRQAILEYIIDKNNL is encoded by the coding sequence ATGAAAAATTTGTTATCTATGGAAGATTTAACAAATGAAGAAATATTATCCTTAGTAAAGAGAGCTTTAGAACTAAAAAAAGGTGCAGAGAATAAAAAAAGAAATGATTTGTTTGTAGCAAATTTATTTTTTGAAAACTCTACTCGTACAAAAAAGAGTTTTGAAGTAGCAGAAAAGAAATTAAATCTTAATGTGGTCGATTTTGAAGTATCAACTTCTTCTGTTCAAAAGGGAGAAACTCTTTATGATACTTGCAAAACCTTAGAAATGATAGGGGTTAATATGTTGGTTATCAGACATTCAGAAAATGAATACTATAAGCAACTTGAAAATTTAAAAATCCCTATAATAAATGGTGGTGATGGAAGTGGAGAACATCCTTCACAATGTCTTTTAGATATTATGACTATATATGAAACTTATGGTAAATTTGAAGGTTTAAATATAATAATTGCTGGAGATATAAAAAATTCAAGAGTGGCAAGAAGTAACAAGAAAGCACTTACAAGATTAGGAGCAAAAGTTAGTTTTGTAGCACCTGAAATTTGGAAAGATGAAAGTCTAGGGGAGTTTGTAAATTTTGATGATGTAATAGAAAAAGTAGATATCTGTATGCTTTTAAGAGTTCAACATGAAAGACATACAGATAGTAAAGAAAAAACAGAATTCTCAAAAGAAAATTATCATAAAAATTATGGTTTAACAGAAGAGAGATACAAAAGATTAAAAGAGGGAGCAATTATAATGCATCCAGCTCCTGTAAATAGGGATGTAGAGATAGCAGATAGCTTAGTTGAAAGTGAAAAATCTCGTATATTTGAACAAATGAAAAATGGTATGTTTATGAGACAAGCAATACTTGAATATATCATAGATAAAAATAATTTGTAG
- a CDS encoding endonuclease/exonuclease/phosphatase family protein, translating to MIFTMFSTMSSAEEAYIASFNILRLGAAEKDMVQTAKLLQGFDLVGLVEVINKEGIEDLVDELNRQSPNTWDYHISPFGVGSSKYKEYFGYVYKKDKVKFVKSEGFYKDGKSSLLREPYGATFKIDNFDFTLVLVHTIYGNNESQRKAENFKMVEVYDYFQDKDRKENDILIAGDFNLYALDESFRPMYKHKDKITYAIDPAIKTTIGTKGRANSYDNFFFSQKYTTEFTGSSGALDFSEKDPQLMRKIISDHIPVFIVVETSRDDD from the coding sequence ATGATTTTTACTATGTTTTCTACTATGAGTTCAGCAGAGGAAGCCTATATAGCAAGTTTTAATATTTTAAGACTAGGAGCTGCTGAAAAAGATATGGTTCAAACAGCAAAACTTTTACAAGGTTTTGATTTAGTAGGTTTAGTTGAAGTCATTAATAAAGAAGGAATTGAGGATTTAGTTGATGAATTAAATAGACAAAGTCCTAATACATGGGATTATCATATTTCACCTTTTGGTGTAGGTTCATCAAAGTATAAAGAGTATTTTGGTTATGTATATAAAAAAGATAAGGTTAAATTTGTAAAATCTGAAGGTTTTTATAAAGATGGAAAGAGTTCACTTTTAAGAGAACCTTATGGAGCTACATTTAAAATAGATAATTTTGATTTTACTTTAGTTTTAGTTCATACAATTTATGGTAATAATGAATCTCAAAGAAAAGCTGAAAACTTTAAAATGGTTGAAGTATATGATTATTTCCAAGATAAAGATAGAAAAGAAAATGATATTTTAATAGCAGGAGACTTTAATTTATATGCGTTAGATGAATCATTTAGACCAATGTACAAACATAAAGATAAAATTACTTATGCTATAGATCCTGCAATAAAGACAACCATAGGAACTAAAGGAAGAGCTAACTCTTATGATAACTTCTTCTTTAGCCAAAAATATACAACAGAATTTACAGGTTCTAGTGGAGCTTTAGATTTCTCAGAAAAAGATCCACAACTTATGAGAAAAATTATATCTGATCATATTCCAGTATTTATTGTTGTTGAAACATCAAGGGATGATGATTAA
- a CDS encoding dihydroorotase → MLLKNCKILKNGKFKKVDILIKDDKIEKISENINIIDENTIDVKNRFVTAGFIDAHVHWREPGFSKKETVYTASRAAARGGFTTVMTMPNLNPVPDSVETLNKQLEIIEKDSVIRAIPYGAITKEEYGRELSDMEDIADKVFAFTDDGRGVQSANVMYEAMLMGSKLNKAIVAHCEDNSLIRGGAMHEGKRSAELGIKGIPSICESTQIARDILLAEAADCHYHVCHISAKESVRAVREGKKNNIRVTCEVTPHHLLSCDEDIKEDNGMWKMNPPLRGREDRDALIVGILDGTIDIIATDHAPHTMEEKIRGIEKSSFGIVGSETAFAQLYTKFVKTDIFSLELLVKLMSENVAKIFDLPYGKLEENSFADIVVIDLEKEMTIKPEEFLSKGKNTPYANEKVSGIPVLTISNGKVAYVNKEEINL, encoded by the coding sequence ATGTTATTAAAAAATTGTAAGATTTTAAAGAATGGTAAATTTAAAAAAGTAGATATTTTAATAAAAGATGACAAAATTGAAAAAATTTCAGAAAATATAAATATTATAGATGAAAATACAATAGATGTTAAAAATAGATTTGTGACAGCAGGTTTCATAGATGCTCATGTTCATTGGAGAGAGCCTGGATTTTCAAAAAAAGAAACAGTTTATACAGCTTCAAGAGCAGCAGCAAGGGGAGGATTTACAACAGTTATGACTATGCCTAACCTAAATCCTGTTCCTGATAGTGTGGAAACTTTAAATAAACAATTAGAAATTATAGAAAAGGACTCTGTAATTAGAGCAATACCTTATGGGGCAATAACAAAAGAAGAATATGGTAGAGAACTTTCAGATATGGAAGACATAGCAGATAAAGTATTTGCCTTTACTGATGATGGTAGAGGAGTCCAAAGTGCTAATGTTATGTATGAAGCAATGCTTATGGGTTCTAAATTAAACAAGGCTATTGTTGCACACTGTGAAGATAATTCTCTTATAAGAGGTGGAGCAATGCACGAAGGGAAAAGAAGTGCAGAGCTTGGAATAAAAGGAATACCTTCAATCTGTGAATCAACTCAAATAGCAAGAGATATACTTTTAGCAGAAGCAGCTGATTGTCACTATCATGTATGTCATATATCAGCTAAGGAATCAGTTAGAGCAGTAAGAGAAGGAAAAAAGAATAATATAAGAGTAACTTGTGAAGTTACACCACACCACTTATTGAGTTGTGATGAAGATATAAAAGAAGATAATGGAATGTGGAAGATGAATCCACCTTTAAGAGGAAGAGAAGATAGAGATGCTTTAATAGTTGGGATTTTAGATGGAACAATAGATATTATTGCAACTGACCATGCACCACATACTATGGAAGAAAAAATTAGAGGTATAGAAAAATCTTCATTTGGTATAGTTGGTTCAGAAACTGCTTTTGCACAACTTTATACAAAGTTTGTTAAAACAGATATATTCTCTTTGGAATTATTAGTTAAGTTAATGTCAGAGAATGTTGCAAAAATATTTGACTTACCTTATGGAAAATTGGAAGAAAATTCTTTTGCAGATATAGTTGTAATAGATTTAGAAAAAGAAATGACAATCAAACCAGAAGAGTTTTTAAGCAAAGGAAAGAACACACCTTATGCTAATGAAAAAGTAAGTGGAATACCAGTTTTAACTATAAGTAATGGAAAAGTTGCTTATGTAAATAAAGAAGAAATTAATTTATAA
- a CDS encoding thioesterase family protein has protein sequence MLEVGKKYEIDRVVTENDTAAKAASGSVEVLATPVMIAWMEEASLRLAQQELEEGLTTVGTEVNIKHLKGTLVGKTVKVLSVLKEIDRKRLVFDVEVVEDGVVVGSGSHTRFIIDTAKFYEKLKNTK, from the coding sequence ATGTTAGAAGTTGGGAAAAAATATGAAATTGACAGAGTTGTAACAGAAAATGATACTGCAGCTAAGGCTGCTTCAGGATCTGTTGAAGTATTAGCAACTCCTGTTATGATAGCTTGGATGGAAGAAGCTTCTTTAAGATTAGCACAACAAGAATTAGAAGAAGGGCTTACAACAGTTGGAACAGAAGTAAATATTAAACATTTAAAAGGGACTTTAGTTGGAAAAACTGTTAAAGTTTTATCTGTTTTAAAAGAAATAGATAGAAAAAGATTAGTGTTTGATGTTGAAGTTGTAGAAGATGGAGTTGTTGTAGGAAGTGGATCTCACACAAGATTCATTATAGATACAGCAAAGTTTTATGAAAAATTAAAAAATACAAAATAA
- a CDS encoding Rrf2 family transcriptional regulator: MKIKNEVRYALQIVYYLTLHRDKDIISSNEISAEENIPRLFCLRIIKKLEKAGVVKIFRGAKGGYVLTRDPKRLTFRDIIEIIDDDIVLQPCIDSATICSTRGANCSIRLALKKIQNELLDDFDKINFHDLVENNTGLQI, from the coding sequence ATGAAAATTAAGAATGAAGTTAGATACGCTTTACAAATTGTCTATTATCTTACTTTACATAGAGATAAGGATATTATTTCATCAAATGAAATATCAGCAGAAGAAAATATCCCAAGATTATTTTGTCTACGTATAATTAAAAAATTGGAAAAAGCAGGGGTTGTAAAAATATTTAGAGGTGCAAAAGGTGGATATGTTCTAACAAGAGATCCTAAAAGACTTACTTTTAGGGATATCATAGAAATCATAGATGATGATATTGTATTACAACCTTGTATAGACAGTGCAACAATTTGTTCTACTAGAGGTGCAAATTGTTCAATTAGACTTGCACTTAAGAAAATCCAAAATGAATTATTAGATGATTTTGATAAAATCAATTTTCATGATTTGGTTGAAAATAATACTGGACTACAAATTTAA
- the carA gene encoding glutamine-hydrolyzing carbamoyl-phosphate synthase small subunit: MYNRQLILEDGTVYKGYAFGADVENVGEVVFNTSMTGYQEILSDPSYNGQIVTLTYPLIGNYGINRDDFESMKPCIKGMIVKEVCTTPSNFRSEKTLDEALKEFGIPGIYGIDTRALTRKLRSKGVVKGCLVSIDKNVDEVVAELKKTVLPTNQIEQVSSKSISPALGRGRRVVLVDLGMKIGIVRELVSRGCDVIVVPYNTTAEEVLRLEPDGVMLTNGPGDPEDAKESIEMIKGIIDKVTIFGICMGHQLVSLACGAKTYKLKFGHRGGNHPVKNILTGRVDITSQNHGYAVDIDSLKDTDLELTHIAINDRSCEGVRHKKYPVFTVQFHPEAAAGPHDTSYLFDEFIKNIDKNMK; the protein is encoded by the coding sequence ATGTACAACAGACAACTAATTTTAGAAGATGGAACTGTCTATAAAGGTTATGCCTTTGGAGCTGATGTAGAAAATGTAGGGGAAGTAGTTTTTAATACTTCAATGACAGGTTATCAAGAAATTTTATCAGACCCTTCATACAATGGTCAAATAGTTACATTGACATATCCACTTATAGGAAACTATGGGATAAATCGTGATGATTTTGAATCAATGAAACCTTGTATAAAAGGAATGATAGTTAAAGAAGTGTGTACAACACCTTCAAATTTTAGAAGTGAAAAAACTCTTGATGAGGCTTTAAAAGAATTTGGAATACCAGGAATTTATGGTATTGATACAAGAGCATTAACAAGAAAACTTCGTTCAAAGGGAGTTGTAAAAGGTTGTCTTGTTTCAATAGACAAAAATGTTGATGAAGTTGTAGCTGAACTAAAGAAAACAGTTTTACCTACTAACCAAATAGAACAAGTTTCATCAAAATCTATATCTCCTGCTTTAGGAAGAGGTAGAAGAGTAGTTCTAGTAGATTTAGGAATGAAAATTGGTATAGTTAGAGAATTAGTGTCAAGAGGTTGTGATGTAATAGTAGTTCCTTATAATACAACTGCTGAGGAAGTTTTAAGATTAGAACCAGATGGAGTAATGCTTACAAATGGACCTGGTGACCCAGAAGATGCAAAAGAAAGTATTGAAATGATAAAAGGAATTATTGATAAGGTAACTATTTTTGGAATTTGTATGGGACATCAATTAGTTTCTCTTGCTTGTGGAGCAAAAACATATAAGTTAAAGTTTGGACATAGAGGAGGAAATCATCCTGTTAAAAATATCTTAACTGGTAGAGTTGATATAACATCTCAAAATCATGGATATGCAGTTGATATAGATTCATTAAAAGATACAGATTTAGAGCTTACCCATATAGCAATAAATGATAGAAGTTGTGAAGGAGTAAGACATAAAAAATATCCAGTGTTCACTGTGCAATTCCACCCAGAAGCAGCAGCTGGACCACATGATACAAGTTATTTATTTGATGAATTTATAAAAAATATCGATAAAAATATGAAATAA